TAAACTACTCACACTTGGTCTGCTTGCAGGTGCTGGTCTACTTTTGTCTATCAACCAAGCACAGGCTGCAGATACTTGGGTTAAAAATGGTGCTGACTGGAATCTTTCACAAGATGGCAGTCTAGCTAAGGATAAATGGGTACAAAATGCTGGTTCTTGGTACCATTTTGACGGTTCTGGAAAAATGCAGACAGGATGGCTCAAAGACGGTGATACATGGTATTCACTAGCAGATAGTGGAGCTATGCGTACTGGCTGGTACAAGGAAGGCAACACATGGTACTCACTAGCTAATAGTGGTGCCATGCGTACAGGTTGGTACAAAGAAGGGTCTACATGGTACTATCTTCATTTTAGTGGTTCTATGATGACAGGTTGGGAGTTTATAGATGGTAAATGGTCTTACTTTGAAAAATCAGGTGCTATGGTCGCAGATAGAGCTGTTCCAGCCAGTGATGGGGAAAGTTATGTCATTGGTAAGGATGGCTATCTAGCAAATAGAAAAGATGCTGGATACAATATTCATGATATTGTCAAACTTGGAGATGGGCAAGAATATTTGCTAAATGCTAAAGGTGACGATGTTATTATTGAAAAAAACACTTGGTATATCAGACCAGAGTTCCAGAAGTTTTCTAACAAATATGGGGATGAGGTTGCAAATACTACCTTAGCTTTAGTGGATAATAAAGAAGAAGGACAAGAAATTAATCCTAAGGCAGTTGTACAGAACTTCCAAAACTTACCAAATCGCTACTACTTTGATGAAAATGGACATCGTGTGGTTAATATCCCAGCAATGACAACCTATTCAGAGGTTAAAAAAGTTGGCAATGATGTCTATTTAGAAAATCCAGGTGCACGACTTCGTCTTGGAGCTACCAGCTTTACAATCAATAACAATAAACTATACTATTTAGAAAATGAGCAAGGTAAGCTCAAAACAGGTTACTTTGTATTAATTGATGATGGTATGGCTACAACCCACTATCACATCCTAGCCTATGCGGGTCAATCTGGTGAGATTCTTAAGATGAAACGTTTGCCATCGGGAGTTTCAGATTATCTGGATAAAGAAATCGATGGTTTATACGGTGAAAAAATTAAGATTGAATCTCCACACTCAAACGAATATTATAAAGTGGTTGTGGTTAAATAAAAATAACATCTTCACAACTAATTGTTAACACTCTAACCAATATACCATTTTCAGGAGGCTTTAGATTTCTTGTATTTCAAAAGGAAACTAAAGCCTTTTGTAGATGGAGCAGGGGATAGAGTTATCTATAAAATAATGAAAAGGAGTCTGTCATGGAAATGAAAAATACATTTGTAGAATTAGAACAATTTGAAGAGTTAACCCCAGAGGTATTGGAGGAAGTGAATGGTGGAGGGATTTTTGAAGATACTGTAAAATGGTGCAATAAATTATTTGGTACGGGTAGACACGTTGCTTAAATTCACACTATTAGTTAGAGATTAGATTTATTTATGCTTATTTTAGAATTCTTATTTTCTGTGATATATCTACTGTTGGTAGTCGTTTCAACCATAGTGCCTACTATTTATTTGGGCGCTCAAATTTCCCCAGAATTTTATAAAAAACGTTATTGGATACTTATATTTTTAATTAGTTTATCTGCTCGTCAAACATTTGG
This portion of the Streptococcus mitis B6 genome encodes:
- a CDS encoding N-acetylmuramoyl-L-alanine amidase family protein, which encodes MKKSKLLTLGLLAGAGLLLSINQAQAADTWVKNGADWNLSQDGSLAKDKWVQNAGSWYHFDGSGKMQTGWLKDGDTWYSLADSGAMRTGWYKEGNTWYSLANSGAMRTGWYKEGSTWYYLHFSGSMMTGWEFIDGKWSYFEKSGAMVADRAVPASDGESYVIGKDGYLANRKDAGYNIHDIVKLGDGQEYLLNAKGDDVIIEKNTWYIRPEFQKFSNKYGDEVANTTLALVDNKEEGQEINPKAVVQNFQNLPNRYYFDENGHRVVNIPAMTTYSEVKKVGNDVYLENPGARLRLGATSFTINNNKLYYLENEQGKLKTGYFVLIDDGMATTHYHILAYAGQSGEILKMKRLPSGVSDYLDKEIDGLYGEKIKIESPHSNEYYKVVVVK
- a CDS encoding smi_0057.1 family bacteriocin-like peptide; translated protein: MEMKNTFVELEQFEELTPEVLEEVNGGGIFEDTVKWCNKLFGTGRHVA